A window of the Hordeum vulgare subsp. vulgare chromosome 5H, MorexV3_pseudomolecules_assembly, whole genome shotgun sequence genome harbors these coding sequences:
- the LOC123396755 gene encoding uncharacterized protein LOC123396755, protein MAQREKSSVAVASLSSSVPTAVPSRERWGAAIGNLGELGANVESLQKLLARKAVFVDEDVFSKASLASEQARSIKILDQRVQSLEHELDAAISAAARARTEKRQAEAAQRAAELRAQEVTKELENTARVFQLHMEELRAKQEEIAKRDSDIKVLEAIIRTLSSKEDGGSSE, encoded by the exons ATGGCGCAGAGGGAGAAATCCTCCGTCGCGGTCGCCTCCCTGTCGTCCTCCGTGCCCACCGCTGTGCCCTCGCGCGAGCGGTGGGGCGCCGCGATCGGTAACCTGGGAGAGCTGGGCGCCAACGTCGAGTCGCTGCAGAAGCTGCTCGCCCGCAAGGCCGTCTTCGTCGACGAAGACGTCTTCTCCAAGGCCTCCCTCGCGTCGGAACAGGCCCGCTCCATCAAG ATTCTTGACCAGAGGGTGCAGTCTCTGGAGCATGAACTGGACGCCGCCATTTCTGCAGCTGCTCGAGCCCGTACAGAAAAACGTCAGGCTGAAGCCGCTCAACGGGCTGCAGAGCTGCGTGCGCAGGAAGTCACAAAGGAGCTGGAGAACACTGCAA GAGTTTTCCAGCTGCACATGGAAGAGCTGCGGGCAAAACAAGAGGAGATCGCCAAGAGAGATAGTGATATCAAGGTGTTGGAAGCAATAATACGAACCCTGAGTAGCAAAGAAGATGGCGGATCCAGCGAGTAA